The following are encoded in a window of Allosphingosinicella indica genomic DNA:
- a CDS encoding CaiB/BaiF CoA transferase family protein encodes MDKPLAGLKVLELARILAGPWAGQLLADLGAEVIKVERPGAGDDTRHWGPPFVTGPEGEPRDAAYFHACNRGKKSITVDMDSESGQAQIRALAASSDVLIENFKVGGLAKYGLDHAALAAINPGLVYCSITGFGQTGPYANRAGYDFIIQGMGGAMSLTGEPDGAPQKAGVAYADIFTGLYSTVAILAALRERDRTGKGAHIDMALLDCQVAVLANQALNWMTSGKVPGRMGNGHANLVPYQAFPTSDGEVIIAVGNDRQFQRLCAILGLAGLADDDRYRANAGRVANRVELIATLEAATRRFGRIALSEKLERAGIPAGPINPVDAVFADPQVVARGMQLPAPLPGLASPIVIDGKRQVADRRSPRLGEDDR; translated from the coding sequence GTGGACAAGCCGCTTGCCGGGCTGAAGGTGCTCGAGCTCGCGCGCATCCTCGCGGGGCCGTGGGCGGGGCAGCTTCTGGCCGATCTCGGCGCCGAGGTGATCAAGGTCGAGCGGCCAGGCGCGGGCGACGATACGCGCCATTGGGGTCCGCCGTTCGTTACCGGCCCCGAAGGCGAGCCGCGAGACGCAGCCTATTTCCACGCCTGCAACCGCGGCAAGAAATCGATCACGGTCGATATGGACAGCGAGAGCGGCCAGGCGCAGATCCGCGCGCTGGCAGCATCGTCCGACGTGCTGATCGAGAATTTCAAGGTCGGCGGGCTGGCCAAATACGGGCTCGACCATGCCGCGCTGGCAGCCATCAACCCCGGCCTCGTCTATTGCTCGATCACCGGTTTCGGCCAGACCGGGCCCTATGCCAATCGTGCCGGTTACGATTTCATCATCCAGGGCATGGGCGGCGCGATGTCGCTGACCGGTGAGCCGGACGGCGCGCCGCAGAAAGCCGGCGTCGCTTATGCCGACATTTTCACCGGCCTCTATTCCACCGTCGCGATCCTCGCGGCGCTGCGCGAGCGCGACCGCACCGGCAAAGGCGCGCATATCGACATGGCACTGCTCGACTGCCAGGTCGCGGTGCTCGCCAATCAGGCGCTGAACTGGATGACCTCGGGCAAGGTGCCGGGCCGGATGGGCAACGGCCACGCCAACCTGGTTCCCTATCAGGCGTTTCCGACGTCGGACGGCGAAGTGATCATCGCCGTCGGCAATGATCGGCAATTCCAGCGGCTGTGCGCGATCTTGGGGCTCGCGGGCCTGGCAGATGACGATCGCTATCGCGCCAATGCGGGGCGCGTCGCCAACCGTGTCGAACTTATCGCCACGCTGGAAGCCGCGACGCGGCGGTTCGGGCGGATCGCGCTGTCGGAGAAGCTGGAGCGCGCCGGTATCCCGGCCGGCCCGATCAATCCGGTGGACGCGGTGTTCGCCGATCCACAGGTGGTGGCGCGCGGGATGCAGCTTCCCGCCCCCCTCCCCGGCCTCGCTTCGCCGATCGTGATCGACGGCAAACGGCAGGTGGCCGATCGGCGCAGCCCGCGGCTGGGCGAAGACGATCGTTAG
- a CDS encoding acyl-CoA dehydrogenase, which translates to MTEPRITSFDWADPFGLDAQLTDEERMVRDTAEGYAQEKLQPRVTKAYLNEDFDREIMNELGALGLIGATIAPEYGGAGLGYVSYGLIARAVERVDSGYRSAMSVQSSLVMHPINAYGTEEQRKKYLPKLASGEWVGCFGLTEPDAGSDPGSMRTRAQKIDGGYRLSGAKMWITNSPIADVFVVWAKSEAHDGKIKGFVLEKGMKGLTAPKVKEKLSLRASITGEIVMDGVEIPEENLLPNVEGLKGPFGCLNRARYGIAWGSMGAAEACFHAARLYTLDRKQFGRPLAATQLVQMKLANMLTDISLGLQAALRVGRRMDEGVLIPETISLIKRNNCGKALDIARIARDMHGGNGISAEFQVMRHAANLETVNTYEGTHDVHGLILGRAITGIAAF; encoded by the coding sequence ATGACCGAACCCCGCATCACTTCCTTCGACTGGGCCGATCCGTTCGGGCTCGATGCGCAGCTCACCGACGAGGAGCGGATGGTCCGCGACACGGCCGAAGGCTATGCGCAGGAGAAGCTGCAACCGCGGGTGACCAAGGCCTATCTCAACGAGGATTTCGACCGCGAGATCATGAATGAGCTCGGCGCGCTAGGCCTCATCGGCGCGACGATCGCGCCGGAATATGGCGGCGCCGGGCTCGGCTACGTTTCCTACGGCCTGATTGCCCGCGCGGTGGAGCGGGTCGACAGCGGCTACCGATCGGCGATGTCGGTTCAGTCGAGCCTCGTGATGCACCCGATCAACGCCTATGGGACCGAGGAGCAGCGCAAGAAATATCTTCCCAAGCTCGCAAGCGGCGAATGGGTCGGCTGCTTCGGCCTAACCGAGCCGGACGCGGGCTCCGATCCGGGATCGATGCGCACCCGCGCGCAGAAGATCGACGGCGGCTACCGCCTTTCGGGCGCCAAGATGTGGATCACCAACTCGCCGATCGCCGACGTCTTCGTGGTGTGGGCGAAGTCCGAGGCGCATGACGGCAAGATCAAGGGCTTCGTGCTCGAAAAGGGCATGAAGGGCCTGACCGCGCCGAAGGTGAAGGAGAAGCTCTCGCTCCGCGCCTCGATCACCGGCGAGATCGTGATGGACGGGGTGGAGATTCCCGAGGAAAATCTGCTTCCCAATGTCGAGGGGCTGAAGGGCCCGTTCGGCTGCCTCAACCGGGCGCGCTACGGCATCGCCTGGGGCTCGATGGGCGCGGCGGAGGCCTGCTTCCACGCCGCGCGGCTCTACACGCTCGATCGCAAGCAGTTCGGTCGCCCGCTCGCCGCGACCCAGCTCGTCCAGATGAAGCTCGCCAACATGCTCACCGACATCTCGCTCGGCCTGCAGGCGGCGCTGCGCGTCGGCCGGCGGATGGACGAAGGCGTGCTGATTCCCGAGACGATCAGCCTCATCAAGCGCAACAATTGCGGCAAGGCGCTGGATATCGCCCGCATCGCCCGCGACATGCACGGCGGCAACGGCATCAGCGCCGAATTCCAGGTGATGCGCCATGCCGCGAACCTCGAGACGGTGAACACTTATGAGGGCACGCACGACGTCCATGGCCTGATCCTCGGCCGCGCGATCACCGGGATCGCGGCCTTCTAG
- a CDS encoding tetratricopeptide repeat protein → MSGLKGVLGAALMLAAIPADAAWRRAETANFILYGDMSEKQIAERARALEDFDALLRMLTGISSGPPANRLPVYFAPDNSKMQIIRPVPGIVAGFYSATPDGIAAFVDRTTDRYRIFRNDTLFHEYVHHFMLQYFPAGYPKWYVEGFAEYLMTVDFRDGEVDIGRYNAERALWLLNQRDWLPFEHMMFGSDRKARADDAMRLYAQSWLLVHYLMNDDARRAATPKYMTALAKGEDGRKAFAEIFGFPSSELDARLRTYAKAGIAYRRLVWQSRAEAKVATPTLAIGDYPLLQAAMRSAVPEKQQAALRGRVKRAVGKREDELSLRLLAQAEALYGDGTDADRLLDRLLAVRAEDAELLYLKGMRHLRAGRQDEAARKAEYAKARTWFARAHKADGNHFPTLYRYAEALSLEPDYASVNTRNILMLAHSLAPQVTEIGLQAAQLLMLRGEFRAAEGVLAPIAASTHHPKGSAAALALMETARAGQKPEELLGFGFAADE, encoded by the coding sequence ATGTCTGGTTTAAAGGGGGTGCTGGGGGCGGCGCTTATGTTGGCGGCCATCCCCGCGGATGCGGCGTGGCGGCGGGCCGAGACGGCGAACTTCATTCTCTACGGCGACATGTCGGAGAAGCAGATCGCGGAGCGGGCCCGGGCGCTGGAAGATTTCGACGCGCTGCTGCGGATGCTGACCGGCATTTCGTCGGGGCCGCCCGCCAACCGGCTGCCGGTCTATTTCGCGCCGGACAATAGCAAGATGCAGATCATCCGCCCTGTCCCGGGAATTGTTGCGGGCTTCTATTCCGCCACGCCGGACGGGATCGCGGCGTTCGTGGACCGGACGACCGATCGCTATCGCATCTTCCGGAACGACACCCTGTTCCACGAATATGTCCATCATTTCATGCTGCAATATTTTCCAGCCGGTTACCCCAAATGGTACGTCGAGGGGTTTGCGGAATATCTGATGACCGTCGATTTCCGCGACGGCGAGGTGGACATCGGCCGCTACAATGCGGAGCGCGCGCTGTGGCTGCTCAATCAGCGCGACTGGCTGCCGTTCGAGCATATGATGTTCGGCAGCGACCGGAAGGCGCGGGCGGACGACGCCATGCGGCTCTATGCGCAAAGTTGGCTGCTGGTTCACTATCTGATGAACGACGATGCCCGGCGCGCGGCGACGCCGAAATATATGACGGCGCTGGCCAAGGGCGAGGATGGCCGCAAGGCGTTCGCAGAGATATTCGGGTTTCCATCGTCCGAACTCGACGCGAGGCTGCGCACTTATGCCAAGGCGGGCATCGCTTACCGACGCCTCGTCTGGCAGAGCCGCGCCGAGGCCAAGGTCGCGACGCCGACGCTAGCCATCGGCGATTATCCGCTGCTCCAGGCGGCGATGCGCTCCGCCGTTCCCGAAAAGCAGCAGGCGGCGCTGCGCGGCCGGGTCAAACGCGCGGTCGGCAAGCGGGAGGACGAGCTGTCGCTCCGGCTGCTCGCCCAGGCCGAAGCCTTGTACGGTGACGGCACCGACGCGGACCGGCTGCTCGACCGCCTGCTCGCGGTCCGCGCCGAGGATGCCGAGTTGCTATATCTGAAGGGCATGCGCCATCTCCGCGCGGGGCGGCAGGACGAAGCCGCGCGTAAGGCTGAGTATGCAAAAGCGCGGACCTGGTTCGCACGGGCGCACAAGGCGGACGGGAATCATTTCCCGACGCTCTACCGCTACGCCGAAGCGCTGTCCCTCGAGCCCGATTATGCCTCGGTGAATACGCGCAACATCCTGATGCTGGCGCACAGCCTGGCGCCGCAGGTGACGGAAATTGGGTTGCAGGCCGCGCAACTCCTGATGCTCCGCGGCGAGTTCCGGGCGGCCGAGGGCGTGCTCGCGCCGATCGCCGCCAGCACCCATCATCCCAAGGGATCGGCGGCCGCGCTGGCGCTCATGGAGACGGCGCGCGCGGGGCAGAAGCCGGAGGAATTGCTCGGCTTCGGCTTCGCCGCCGACGAGTAG